In a single window of the Thunnus thynnus chromosome 9, fThuThy2.1, whole genome shotgun sequence genome:
- the LOC137189340 gene encoding uncharacterized protein: MFKATLRSHVSVFLSAPVSSVLLDSECLSQGEMRVSCSSEGADSPQYSWTLDGHTLTDAQLLSGNNETNNITLKQDVSGRLVCSVRNHISSVSKEEKISTCGFIFINCTLPDGTNISQWVFSANNTLCIDPTTTPTMITDTSVGKETGIIVSIKPSNQTVTNSSNDDPWYIYIKENLSVLAGVLSALVILLMVGVAVVCRQRKKQNNKPKEEDDQELTYADVNIVQRPGRQMHQKAEMEVEYGQVKFSGRPQQTTEMEVEYGQVKFSGRPRKTVQPKEDECVYAKVRNSS; encoded by the exons ATGTTTAAGGCCACATTAAGAAgtcatgtgagtgtgtttctctcAGCTCCTGTGTCCTCTGTCCTGCTGGACTCTGAGTGTCTGTCCCAGGGAGAGATGAGGGTGTCCTGCTCCTCTGAGGGAGCGGACAGTCCTCAGTACAGCTGGACTCTGGatggacacacactgacagacgcTCAGCTCCTCTCTGGAAATAATGAGACCAACAACATCACTCTGAAACAAGACGTCTCAGGACGACTGGTCTGCTCTGTCAGGAATCACATCAGTAGTGTCTCAAAAGAAGAGAAGATATCTACCTGTG GCTTCATATTCATCAACTGCACCTTACCCGATGGGACAAACATATCACAGTGGGTGTTTTCAGCCAATAACACCCTGTGTATTGATCCAACAACAACCCCTACCATGATCACAGACACCTCTGTAGGTAAGGAGACTGGCATCATAGTGTCAATTAAACCCTCAAACCAAACTGTGACCAACTCCAGCAATGATGACCCATGGTACATTTACATTA aggaaaatttGTCAGTTCTAGCTGGTGTCCTCTCAGCACTGGTAATTCTGTTAATGGTCGGGGTGGCAGTCGTCTGTCGTcaaaggaaaaagcaaaacaacaaacctaAAG AAGAAGATGACCAAGAATTGACCTATGCTGATGTCAACATCGTGCAGCGGCCGGGGAGGCAGATGCATCAGAAGGCAGAGATGGAGGTGGAGTACGGCCAAGTCAAGTTTTCAGGGCGACCTCAGCAAACTACAGAGATGGAGGTGGAGTACGGCCAAGTCAAGTTTTCAGGGCGACCTCGGAAAACTGTTCAACCAAAAGAAGATGAATGTGTGTACGCTAAGG